In the genome of Solibacillus silvestris, one region contains:
- a CDS encoding ribonuclease R: MTQQNELQQRVLDMMKDDGYKPMTVSEIEDALELEEADDFRELVKTLVKMEAQGQIVRSRSNRYGLPERMNLLRGRFIGNAKGFGFVAPEEQGMDDIFIPAHEVNGALNEDTVLVRVLKEQSGDRREGTVVKIVERSKTSFVGTYQANRGFGFVVTDDKKLNMDIFIAKEDALGAVDGHKVVVEVTHWPDATKSATGMITKILGHKNDPGVDILSILYKYDIPPEFPQEVVQAAIDVPDEITEQDLVGRRDLRNEVIVTIDGADAKDLDDAVTVVKNDNGTYKLGVHIADVSYYVTQGSVLDQEAYERATSVYLTDRVIPMIPHRLSNGICSLNPQVDRLTLSCEMTIDQAGHVVKHEIFQSVIKTTERMTYSDVYNILENPDENPELMERYENLVPMFKDMADLAQILRNKRMARGAIDFDFKESKVLVNEDGWPTDIVLRERTVAERLIEEFMLAANETIAEHFHWMELPFIYRIHEDPKPEKLQRFFEFVTNFGIMIKGTGNSVHPKALQEVIRSIEGLPEEPVISTMLLRSMQQAKYYAESLGHFGLSTEFYTHFTSPIRRYPDLIVHRLIRTYLVNGDTSKETVVQWSAVMDEIADHTSGRERRAVEAERDTDALKKAQFMSDKIGEEFEGIVSSITNFGIFVELENTVEGLVHISNMTDDYYRFEDRHMMMIGERTGRQFRIGDEVKIRVANVVIEESSVDFEIVDMVSSPRPARRQTSKVIHAGRREGRKKDDERTGEKRDRKSRGGSKERPEKAKRSGSSDRDPRGRRKEGKSGDKPKFYEGIAKGKKKKSKKK; this comes from the coding sequence ATGACACAACAAAATGAATTACAACAGCGCGTTCTTGATATGATGAAGGACGATGGCTATAAACCGATGACCGTATCGGAAATTGAAGATGCACTAGAATTAGAAGAAGCGGATGATTTCCGTGAATTAGTCAAAACACTCGTAAAAATGGAAGCACAGGGACAAATCGTGCGCTCCCGATCAAATCGCTACGGTTTACCGGAACGCATGAACTTACTGCGCGGACGCTTTATCGGTAACGCGAAAGGATTCGGTTTCGTCGCACCGGAAGAACAAGGCATGGACGATATTTTCATCCCGGCACACGAAGTCAATGGTGCACTCAATGAAGATACCGTGCTCGTACGTGTATTAAAGGAACAATCAGGTGACCGCCGTGAAGGGACGGTTGTTAAAATCGTCGAACGCAGCAAAACATCATTTGTCGGTACATACCAGGCGAATCGCGGTTTTGGTTTTGTCGTTACAGATGATAAGAAATTGAATATGGACATCTTTATCGCAAAAGAGGATGCACTGGGTGCGGTCGACGGACATAAAGTCGTTGTAGAAGTAACGCACTGGCCGGATGCAACGAAATCTGCGACAGGGATGATCACGAAAATTTTAGGTCATAAAAATGATCCGGGTGTGGACATTTTATCGATCCTTTATAAATATGATATTCCACCAGAATTCCCGCAAGAGGTTGTCCAAGCGGCAATCGATGTACCGGATGAAATTACTGAACAGGACTTAGTCGGTCGTCGTGATCTGCGCAATGAAGTTATCGTGACTATCGATGGTGCCGATGCGAAAGACTTGGATGATGCTGTTACCGTTGTAAAAAATGACAATGGCACATATAAGTTAGGCGTACACATTGCCGATGTCAGCTATTATGTGACGCAAGGCTCTGTACTGGATCAGGAAGCGTATGAACGCGCAACTTCTGTTTATTTGACGGACCGCGTAATTCCGATGATTCCGCATCGTTTATCAAACGGGATCTGTTCATTGAATCCACAAGTTGACCGTTTAACATTGTCATGTGAAATGACGATTGACCAGGCTGGGCACGTTGTGAAGCATGAAATTTTCCAAAGTGTGATTAAAACGACGGAGCGTATGACGTATTCGGACGTTTATAACATTTTAGAAAATCCGGACGAAAATCCGGAATTAATGGAGCGCTATGAAAATTTAGTGCCGATGTTCAAAGATATGGCTGATTTAGCGCAAATTCTACGAAACAAACGTATGGCGCGCGGTGCGATTGACTTTGATTTCAAGGAATCAAAAGTATTAGTGAATGAAGACGGATGGCCGACTGACATCGTGTTACGCGAACGTACAGTTGCAGAGCGTCTGATTGAGGAGTTCATGCTTGCAGCGAACGAAACGATTGCCGAGCATTTCCATTGGATGGAGCTGCCGTTCATCTACCGTATCCACGAAGATCCGAAGCCTGAAAAATTACAACGCTTCTTTGAATTTGTTACAAATTTTGGTATTATGATCAAAGGTACTGGAAATTCGGTACATCCGAAAGCATTGCAGGAAGTCATTCGTTCGATCGAAGGCTTACCTGAAGAGCCGGTTATTTCAACGATGCTGCTACGTTCGATGCAGCAGGCAAAATATTATGCTGAGTCGTTAGGCCACTTCGGTTTATCGACAGAGTTTTATACGCACTTCACATCACCGATCCGTCGTTACCCGGATTTAATCGTCCATCGTTTAATTCGTACGTATTTAGTGAATGGCGATACATCGAAGGAAACGGTTGTACAGTGGAGCGCGGTAATGGATGAAATCGCGGACCATACATCTGGCCGTGAGCGTCGTGCCGTTGAAGCAGAACGTGATACAGATGCACTGAAAAAAGCGCAGTTTATGTCCGATAAAATCGGGGAAGAGTTCGAAGGGATCGTGTCATCGATTACGAACTTCGGTATTTTCGTAGAGCTTGAAAATACGGTGGAAGGTCTTGTGCATATTTCGAATATGACCGACGACTACTACCGCTTTGAAGACCGTCATATGATGATGATCGGTGAGCGTACTGGCCGCCAGTTCCGCATCGGGGATGAAGTGAAAATCCGTGTGGCGAATGTCGTAATTGAGGAATCTTCGGTCGATTTTGAAATCGTCGATATGGTAAGCAGTCCACGTCCGGCTCGTCGTCAAACATCGAAAGTGATTCATGCAGGTCGCCGAGAAGGCCGCAAAAAAGATGATGAACGTACAGGCGAAAAACGTGACCGCAAATCACGTGGTGGAAGCAAGGAACGCCCTGAAAAAGCAAAACGTTCAGGCTCGTCTGACCGTGATCCACGCGGACGCCGTAAAGAAGGTAAATCGGGCGATAAGCCGAAGTTTTACGAAGGCATCGCAAAAGGCAAAAAGAAAAAAAGTAAAAAGAAATAG
- a CDS encoding ABC transporter substrate-binding protein, with the protein MAGRKAILTTLALAAMALAACSDKEATTSTSDGEVQTTAEEKIVIDQAGTEVTIPVEVNSIVSGGILPYFHTWYVATNSAKEIVGMHPNSYNAAENSILSKMAPDILKADTSFVQNGEMNVEELMKINPDVFFEIATDEKSIEQARNAGINTVAIKAIDAAAAEPLATFNSWLKLTGEIASTTERADKFIEIGTVVQNEIYEKIDGLTKEQKPNALMMYQLSEQAITVGGKNFFGNQWLNATGANDVAENDVTGRKDVNMEQIYNWNPEIIYLTNFTEIQPEDLYNNTIPGQDWSEVEAVKNKQVYKIPLGIYRWFPPSGDAPLMLKWLASNNQPKLFDYDMNAEIKSYYKDFYGYDVTDEEVEQILHPSSDAAKY; encoded by the coding sequence ATGGCAGGACGTAAGGCAATTTTGACAACGCTGGCACTAGCAGCAATGGCGCTAGCAGCATGTTCAGATAAAGAGGCAACAACTTCAACTTCAGACGGAGAAGTACAAACGACTGCAGAAGAGAAAATTGTCATCGATCAGGCAGGTACAGAAGTAACGATTCCCGTTGAAGTGAACTCGATTGTATCGGGCGGGATTTTACCGTACTTCCATACATGGTATGTCGCAACAAATTCAGCAAAAGAAATCGTGGGCATGCATCCGAACTCTTACAATGCTGCGGAAAACTCGATTTTATCGAAAATGGCACCGGACATTTTGAAGGCGGATACGTCATTCGTCCAAAATGGGGAAATGAACGTCGAGGAATTAATGAAAATCAACCCGGATGTGTTCTTCGAAATTGCAACAGATGAAAAATCAATTGAGCAGGCACGTAATGCGGGGATCAACACAGTCGCGATTAAAGCTATTGATGCTGCGGCAGCAGAGCCACTTGCGACATTCAACAGCTGGCTTAAGCTGACGGGTGAAATTGCGAGCACAACAGAGCGTGCGGACAAATTCATTGAAATCGGTACAGTTGTGCAAAACGAAATTTACGAAAAAATCGATGGCTTAACGAAAGAACAAAAGCCGAATGCATTAATGATGTATCAGTTATCCGAGCAGGCGATTACGGTAGGCGGCAAAAACTTCTTCGGGAACCAATGGCTGAACGCAACAGGTGCCAATGACGTTGCGGAAAACGATGTAACTGGACGCAAAGATGTCAACATGGAGCAAATCTACAATTGGAATCCGGAAATCATCTATTTAACGAACTTCACGGAAATCCAGCCGGAAGATTTATATAACAACACGATTCCAGGTCAGGACTGGAGTGAAGTGGAAGCGGTGAAAAATAAGCAAGTGTACAAAATTCCACTGGGGATTTATCGCTGGTTCCCGCCAAGTGGCGATGCACCGCTAATGCTGAAATGGCTGGCAAGCAACAACCAGCCTAAGCTATTCGACTATGATATGAATGCTGAAATTAAGAGTTACTATAAAGACTTTTACGGATATGACGTAACGGACGAAGAAGTAGAGCAAATTCTACACCCATCTTCTGACGCTGCGAAGTATTAG
- a CDS encoding SsrA-binding protein translates to MAKGAGKVLAQNKKASHDYFIEETIEAGLVLTGTEIKSVRGARVQLKEAYISVMGGEAWVKNMHISPFDQGNRYNHDPLRERKLLLHKKQISELIGAVKRDGYTIVPLKMYIKDGYAKLLIGLAKGKKDYDKRHDMKKKEAKRDMERAFKDRQQ, encoded by the coding sequence ATGGCAAAAGGCGCAGGTAAAGTTTTAGCTCAAAACAAAAAAGCGAGCCATGACTACTTCATAGAAGAAACAATTGAAGCCGGGTTGGTACTGACAGGAACGGAGATCAAATCCGTACGTGGTGCCCGTGTCCAGCTGAAGGAAGCGTATATTAGTGTGATGGGCGGAGAAGCATGGGTGAAAAATATGCATATTTCGCCATTCGATCAAGGGAACCGCTACAATCATGACCCATTACGCGAACGCAAGCTGCTCTTACATAAAAAACAAATCAGCGAATTAATTGGTGCCGTAAAGCGTGACGGCTATACGATTGTTCCACTGAAAATGTATATTAAAGACGGCTATGCGAAGTTACTAATCGGTCTTGCAAAAGGTAAGAAAGATTACGATAAACGTCATGATATGAAGAAAAAAGAAGCGAAGCGTGATATGGAACGTGCTTTCAAGGACCGCCAGCAGTAA
- a CDS encoding iron ABC transporter permease has protein sequence MKKWKSILLWVLPLVLAIASLGIGRFEVDFVTVVKILGSHIFPIEETWTQMEYNVVMTVRLPRIILALLIGAGLSISGAAFQGMFANPLVSADILGVAAGAGFGASIGILLFGNGYVTQGFALVFGLAAIAFTYMIGGSGRNMPIFMLVLAGVVTSALFNALISLTKFVADPEEKLPAITYWLMGSLGTASYRDLWTAGPIILVGMLILLALRWRINLLTLPDDEAKSLGINVVRMKWLVIAGATLCTAAAVAVAGIVGWVGLIIPHIARMFVGSNNERVLPMSIALGGAYLLIIDTLARSVTAAEIPLSILTAIVGAPFFAYLLRRTGGSWS, from the coding sequence ATGAAAAAGTGGAAAAGTATTTTACTGTGGGTATTGCCGCTTGTACTTGCGATCGCTTCGCTTGGCATCGGCCGGTTTGAAGTCGATTTTGTAACAGTGGTCAAAATCCTCGGTTCGCATATTTTTCCGATAGAAGAAACGTGGACACAAATGGAATATAACGTAGTCATGACCGTTCGGCTGCCGCGTATTATCCTCGCACTATTGATCGGTGCGGGGCTTTCCATTTCAGGTGCTGCATTCCAGGGGATGTTCGCCAATCCTTTAGTGAGCGCGGATATTTTAGGAGTCGCTGCGGGTGCCGGTTTTGGTGCTTCTATCGGAATTTTACTGTTTGGCAATGGTTATGTGACACAAGGTTTTGCGCTGGTCTTTGGTTTAGCGGCCATCGCATTTACATATATGATCGGCGGTTCTGGACGCAATATGCCGATCTTTATGCTTGTACTGGCAGGGGTAGTGACGAGTGCATTGTTTAATGCGCTGATCTCGTTAACGAAATTTGTGGCCGACCCGGAAGAAAAACTGCCTGCCATTACGTATTGGCTAATGGGAAGTTTGGGAACGGCCTCTTACCGCGACTTATGGACAGCGGGACCAATTATTCTAGTCGGAATGCTCATTTTGCTGGCACTGCGCTGGCGTATTAATTTACTGACATTGCCGGATGATGAGGCGAAGTCTTTAGGGATAAATGTCGTGCGCATGAAATGGCTTGTCATTGCAGGGGCGACGCTTTGTACAGCGGCGGCAGTTGCCGTTGCGGGGATTGTCGGCTGGGTCGGCTTAATCATCCCGCATATCGCAAGGATGTTTGTCGGCAGCAATAATGAACGCGTACTGCCGATGTCGATTGCACTGGGCGGCGCGTATTTACTCATCATCGATACATTGGCCCGTTCGGTAACAGCAGCGGAAATCCCGTTGTCGATCTTGACGGCAATTGTCGGAGCACCGTTCTTTGCTTATCTTTTACGTCGTACAGGAGGTAGCTGGTCATGA
- a CDS encoding carboxylesterase, translating into MKSALSSPFFFQAGPRAVLLLHGFTGSSADVRMLGRFLEKHGYTSLAPHYKGHGVPPEELIVSNPEEWWQDVKNGYTQLKEAGYEEIAVAGLSLGGVFSLKLATSHPVKGVVTMCSPMTMRTTDIMFEGVLEYAKQYKKQQGKNEQEIELEIEAIKQQGMASLPELQQLIYDVRETIDLLYAPILVIQSRNDKVINPDSANIIYDTVESIDKKISWYEHSGHVITLDKEKDQLHEEVLTFLNSLDWIV; encoded by the coding sequence ATGAAATCAGCTTTGTCTTCACCGTTCTTCTTTCAGGCAGGGCCGAGAGCGGTATTATTATTACATGGTTTTACAGGGAGTTCGGCAGATGTGCGGATGCTTGGACGTTTTTTGGAAAAGCACGGCTACACATCGCTTGCCCCACATTATAAAGGACATGGTGTTCCGCCAGAAGAACTCATTGTCTCAAATCCCGAAGAATGGTGGCAAGATGTAAAAAACGGGTATACTCAATTAAAAGAGGCTGGCTATGAAGAAATTGCCGTTGCAGGACTATCGCTCGGTGGCGTATTTTCATTGAAGCTTGCGACAAGTCATCCGGTGAAAGGCGTTGTCACAATGTGCTCGCCGATGACGATGCGCACGACAGACATTATGTTTGAAGGCGTACTTGAATATGCAAAACAATATAAAAAACAACAAGGTAAAAATGAACAGGAAATTGAATTAGAGATTGAAGCAATCAAGCAGCAGGGAATGGCATCACTGCCAGAACTGCAGCAATTAATTTACGATGTACGAGAGACAATCGACCTGCTGTATGCGCCGATTTTGGTAATCCAATCGCGCAACGATAAAGTCATCAACCCCGATTCAGCCAATATTATTTATGATACCGTCGAATCGATCGACAAAAAAATCAGCTGGTATGAGCATTCGGGCCATGTCATCACACTCGATAAAGAAAAAGACCAGCTTCATGAAGAAGTTCTCACGTTTTTAAATTCGTTAGATTGGATAGTCTAA
- a CDS encoding ABC transporter: MKIEVREGNFCYAKKKEVKPFIYESNISFTLEPGKIMAILGPNGAGKTTLLKCITGLQDWRVGESLIDDVPLAKVSQKELWKKIGYVPQAHKMVFGFSIEDLVVMGRAPYIGSLSKPRKEDYEKAHEALNEVGIVHLAKKSCNEVSGGELQLALIARTLVSNPEILILDEPESHLDVQKQVVILETLKRLAKEHKISCIINTHYPNHAFYLADQVLMIAKEKKAVIGAVHEVMTESRMKEYFNIDLRKLIFEEEDLLFETMVPLALAAKRDISECRFNSFE, translated from the coding sequence ATGAAAATAGAAGTACGTGAAGGCAACTTCTGCTATGCGAAAAAGAAGGAAGTGAAGCCGTTCATTTATGAATCGAATATTAGCTTTACACTGGAACCAGGCAAGATTATGGCAATTCTCGGTCCAAACGGCGCAGGAAAAACAACGCTGTTAAAATGCATTACCGGCTTGCAGGACTGGCGTGTCGGTGAATCATTAATCGATGATGTACCGCTTGCAAAAGTTTCGCAAAAAGAGCTTTGGAAGAAAATCGGCTATGTTCCGCAGGCGCATAAAATGGTATTTGGCTTTTCGATTGAAGACTTGGTGGTAATGGGACGTGCTCCGTATATCGGTTCATTGTCAAAGCCGCGCAAGGAAGACTATGAAAAGGCGCATGAAGCATTAAATGAAGTCGGCATTGTGCACTTGGCGAAAAAGTCGTGCAATGAAGTGAGCGGCGGGGAACTGCAGCTGGCGCTAATCGCAAGAACGCTTGTATCGAATCCGGAAATTTTAATACTGGATGAACCGGAATCGCATTTGGATGTGCAAAAGCAGGTTGTTATTTTGGAAACATTAAAACGCCTGGCGAAAGAGCATAAGATTTCATGTATAATCAACACGCACTATCCGAATCATGCATTTTATTTGGCGGATCAAGTATTGATGATCGCGAAGGAGAAAAAGGCGGTCATCGGTGCGGTTCATGAAGTGATGACCGAATCGCGGATGAAGGAATACTTCAATATTGACCTGCGCAAATTGATCTTTGAAGAAGAGGATCTTCTATTTGAAACGATGGTACCACTTGCATTGGCAGCAAAACGAGACATCAGCGAATGCCGTTTTAACAGTTTTGAATAA
- a CDS encoding transcriptional regulator, translating to MSNQTKDKILETATRLFYFQGFHGTGLNQIISESGSPKGSLYHYFPEGKEQLAEEAIVLSKRRIGAVIQHYMNEFVDVGAALNAHILAMADLFDVENGLEEHSYTMMPFGLLAAESAFMNERLRKVCGDTYKYWESIYYTKLIANGFSDEAAVTLSKAVSAMIEGAVTLSLSQRSNEPLLNISKVIPALLAQYK from the coding sequence ATGTCTAATCAAACGAAGGATAAGATTTTGGAAACAGCTACGCGGTTGTTTTACTTTCAAGGTTTCCATGGGACCGGCTTGAATCAGATTATAAGCGAATCGGGATCACCAAAAGGGTCTCTGTATCACTATTTTCCTGAGGGGAAAGAGCAGCTTGCGGAAGAAGCGATCGTACTGTCAAAACGGCGGATCGGCGCGGTTATTCAGCATTATATGAATGAGTTCGTGGATGTAGGAGCAGCACTGAATGCCCATATTTTGGCGATGGCCGACTTATTTGATGTGGAAAATGGACTAGAGGAGCATTCCTATACGATGATGCCATTCGGGCTGCTTGCGGCGGAATCGGCCTTTATGAATGAGCGTTTGCGGAAAGTTTGCGGCGATACGTATAAGTACTGGGAATCAATCTACTATACAAAATTGATTGCCAACGGGTTTAGTGATGAAGCGGCGGTCACACTTAGTAAGGCGGTAAGTGCGATGATTGAAGGGGCCGTTACACTGTCATTGTCCCAGCGATCGAATGAACCGTTATTAAACATAAGCAAAGTCATCCCTGCGTTGCTTGCACAATATAAGTAA
- a CDS encoding phosphate starvation-inducible protein PhoH, giving the protein MSEYKIVKLDGGHAFSLEGRAMNVSNEPMDHVTFLDQYEISTADLSEYNVMVVTDFIDQEHLYEHKQVIENFLNEGKIIIANTHIFRPWLPGAGLFMPKEIKSHADYVMEPAAEGTFYDGVDMMELTYRKGVSGFYARGSHPVVNKESEIVLQYTDGTPIVFIDRTATKGTVVAASCRDFLTYATGENSTQLIAPQFSAWLDQELLRLKEGSER; this is encoded by the coding sequence ATGTCTGAATATAAAATTGTAAAACTGGACGGCGGACATGCATTCAGCCTAGAGGGACGTGCTATGAATGTTTCCAATGAACCAATGGACCATGTAACATTCCTCGACCAGTATGAAATTTCGACTGCCGACCTTTCCGAGTACAATGTGATGGTCGTAACGGACTTTATCGATCAGGAACATCTTTATGAGCACAAACAAGTAATTGAAAACTTCTTGAATGAAGGGAAAATTATTATTGCCAACACACATATTTTCCGTCCTTGGCTGCCAGGTGCCGGTCTGTTTATGCCAAAGGAAATTAAGTCACATGCGGATTATGTAATGGAGCCTGCAGCGGAAGGTACATTTTATGACGGTGTTGATATGATGGAGCTCACATACCGTAAAGGCGTTTCCGGCTTCTATGCACGCGGGTCTCATCCGGTTGTCAACAAGGAATCGGAAATCGTGCTGCAATATACGGACGGCACACCAATCGTCTTCATCGACCGCACTGCAACAAAAGGAACGGTTGTCGCAGCATCTTGCCGTGATTTCCTGACGTACGCAACAGGCGAAAACTCAACGCAGCTGATTGCACCGCAGTTTTCAGCTTGGCTTGATCAAGAATTACTACGTTTGAAAGAAGGATCTGAAAGATGA
- a CDS encoding AraC family transcriptional regulator, with amino-acid sequence MNGLRNAELVDKVVILVEKYSVHGYCLALVEEIIADEYPNYNMIFQQQVGMPVNEYITKVRLHKAEGLLEDTEMDFKEISKMIGMNGYFEFTQLFKRFHGVTPVDYRNQLHKQG; translated from the coding sequence GTGAATGGATTACGCAACGCAGAACTGGTTGATAAAGTTGTGATTTTAGTTGAAAAGTATAGTGTACATGGGTATTGTTTAGCATTAGTCGAAGAAATAATTGCCGACGAGTATCCGAATTATAATATGATTTTCCAGCAGCAAGTCGGGATGCCGGTAAATGAATATATTACGAAAGTTCGTTTACACAAAGCGGAAGGGTTACTGGAAGATACGGAAATGGACTTCAAGGAAATTTCAAAAATGATTGGCATGAACGGTTACTTTGAATTTACGCAACTGTTCAAGCGATTTCACGGTGTCACACCGGTAGACTACCGCAACCAGCTGCATAAACAAGGGTAA
- a CDS encoding transposase — MMEKKNRKRLDAATKELIIKSVAEEGAQVSDIAGRYDVGPSTVHRWVKEYRESLTGLVSESEAKKITAAYEKKIRALEEENEILRKAIRGFSDIER, encoded by the coding sequence ATGATGGAAAAAAAGAACCGTAAGCGATTGGATGCGGCAACTAAAGAGCTCATTATAAAATCTGTTGCAGAAGAAGGTGCACAAGTTTCCGACATAGCTGGTCGATATGATGTAGGCCCTTCAACCGTTCATCGATGGGTGAAAGAATACCGTGAGTCACTGACAGGCTTGGTATCAGAAAGCGAAGCGAAAAAAATAACGGCAGCATACGAAAAGAAAATACGCGCATTGGAAGAAGAGAATGAAATCTTGAGAAAAGCGATTCGAGGATTTTCGGACATTGAACGGTAG
- a CDS encoding multidrug MFS transporter, translating to MEAPIFNVKSPKGMAAVLMISTFVGLFGETALNMALTNIMDDFGVSAASAAWLTTGYLLVLAVLVPLSSYLVRWFTTRQLVVAAVVFAVIGSLLGALAPNFAVLLAGRFVQALATGIILPLMFSVVMLIFPVQKRGAVMGIVGIILTAGPALGPSIAGLIVSSLSWRYIFWIMVVVYAVVIVLALSKVDNVSNVTRPKIDLLSLITSTFGFGGVVFALATLAEQSITKPIVWVPLVVGFVLLVVFGIRQTKMDEPMIDLSVFKSPMFSLGVALMVATMFMILSVAILVPMFLKTVLGFAALTAGLCMLPGNILNIIMSPIVGTNFDKVGAKIFTRIGFTLILVSMIVFLTTISATTATWIIIVNLCVFFVGVSMTIMPAQTNAMNSLAPHKFADGSAALNTLTQIAGASGTAVAITMFTIGQQNYIEKFNNALPAEFLAHGVHSAFIVVTVVAVLGLVGSFFVKNSKQVGN from the coding sequence ATGGAAGCACCTATATTCAATGTGAAAAGCCCAAAAGGCATGGCAGCTGTTCTGATGATCAGTACATTCGTTGGTTTATTTGGTGAAACGGCATTAAACATGGCGCTAACAAATATTATGGATGACTTCGGTGTATCAGCAGCATCAGCGGCATGGTTAACAACGGGCTATTTATTAGTATTAGCCGTATTAGTTCCATTATCATCTTATTTAGTACGCTGGTTTACAACACGTCAATTAGTAGTGGCAGCCGTTGTATTCGCGGTGATCGGTTCGTTATTAGGCGCATTAGCACCGAACTTTGCGGTATTACTGGCAGGTCGTTTCGTACAAGCACTCGCAACAGGGATTATTTTACCGTTAATGTTCAGTGTTGTAATGCTGATTTTCCCGGTTCAAAAGCGCGGTGCCGTCATGGGAATCGTCGGGATTATTTTAACGGCAGGTCCGGCATTAGGCCCATCAATTGCAGGTTTAATCGTATCTTCATTAAGCTGGAGATATATTTTCTGGATCATGGTCGTTGTGTATGCCGTTGTAATCGTTTTAGCACTTTCTAAAGTGGACAATGTATCAAACGTAACACGTCCAAAAATTGATTTATTATCATTAATTACTTCTACATTCGGTTTCGGTGGTGTTGTATTCGCGTTAGCAACGTTAGCGGAGCAATCGATTACAAAACCAATCGTTTGGGTGCCACTTGTCGTTGGTTTCGTTTTATTAGTAGTCTTCGGCATTCGCCAAACAAAAATGGATGAGCCAATGATCGACTTATCGGTATTCAAATCACCAATGTTCTCTTTAGGTGTCGCATTGATGGTTGCGACAATGTTCATGATTCTTTCAGTGGCGATCTTAGTGCCGATGTTCCTGAAAACAGTATTAGGTTTCGCAGCTTTAACTGCAGGTTTATGTATGTTGCCAGGTAATATCTTAAATATCATCATGTCACCGATCGTTGGGACAAACTTCGATAAAGTCGGAGCGAAAATCTTCACACGGATTGGCTTTACACTGATTTTAGTGTCAATGATCGTGTTCTTAACGACGATTTCGGCAACAACAGCAACTTGGATCATTATCGTTAACTTATGTGTATTCTTTGTCGGGGTATCGATGACAATCATGCCGGCACAAACAAATGCGATGAACTCGTTGGCACCACATAAATTTGCTGACGGTTCAGCGGCATTGAACACCCTAACGCAAATCGCGGGTGCTTCAGGTACTGCGGTTGCCATTACAATGTTCACAATCGGTCAGCAAAACTACATCGAAAAATTCAACAACGCCTTACCGGCAGAATTTTTAGCACACGGTGTACACTCAGCATTCATCGTCGTGACCGTCGTTGCAGTATTAGGTCTGGTTGGTTCGTTTTTCGTGAAGAACAGCAAGCAGGTTGGGAATTAA
- a CDS encoding preprotein translocase subunit SecG — MHTLFTVLLIIVAIALIVVVLLQSGKSAGLSGAISGGAEQLFGKQKARGMDLVLHRTTIVLSVAFFVLALAITKF, encoded by the coding sequence ATGCATACGTTATTTACAGTATTACTTATTATCGTAGCGATAGCCTTAATCGTTGTTGTATTATTACAATCAGGTAAAAGCGCTGGTTTATCAGGTGCCATCTCTGGTGGAGCTGAGCAACTATTCGGTAAGCAGAAAGCTCGCGGAATGGATCTAGTCCTTCACCGCACAACAATCGTTCTTTCTGTTGCATTCTTCGTATTAGCTTTAGCGATTACGAAATTCTAA